The stretch of DNA TGATCGGCCTGCCCGGCAACCCGGCGTCGACCCTGGTCACGTTCGGCCTTCTGACCCGGCCTTACCTGCTGCGCCGCCAGGGCGTAGCCGATGTCACGCCGTTACGCTTCGACGTACCAGCCGGGTTCGAATGGACCAAGGCCGGCACCCGCCGCGAGTACCTGCGCGCGCGTATCGACAATGGCCAGGTGCGCATCTACAAGAACCAGAGCTCTGGCGTGCTGCGCAGCGCTGCCTGGGCCGAGGGGCTGGTAGAGGTGCGCGAAGGCAGCACGCCGCAGCCGGGTGACAGCGTGCCGTTCATACCGCTGAGCGAACTACTCGGCTGAGCGCCCGAGCCAGGCGCCACCGCCTTGCGTGGCGTCGGCCGGTGCCGACTGGGTGAGGCGCATGTGCACCGTTTCCAGCTGCTGGGCCGCCACGCTCCAGTCGTGGCGATTGCGGGCAAACTGGCGGCCGGCCTCGCTCAGCTGGCACATGCGCCACGGCTGGTTGAGCAGTTGGGTGATATGCAGCGCCAACTGGTCGCCGTCGTCACTGCCCAGGTAGTGCTCGCCGTTATTGGCGGCCAGGCCTGATACGCCTTTGCCAGTGCTGATCACCGGCAACCCGGCGGCCATGGCTTCGAGGATCTTTACCTTGGAGCCACCGGCATAGCGCAAGGGTGCGAAGAACAATGCGGAACGGCGTTGCAGCTCGCGCAGGTCAGGGCGATAACCAACCCATTCGATACGCGGGTCGTTCCAGCGTAATTTCCAGCTGGTCGGCAAGGCATGCCCGGCAATGGCCAGGCGTACCGCCGGGTTGCTCATCCACACCTGGGGCAGGATCTCTTCCAGGGCCCATTCGATGGCCTCCACATTGGCGGCGTACTCGAAGTTGCCGACGAACAGCAGACGCTGGCTGTGAAGGGCCGGACTGACGTTCTGGTAGTAGTCGCAATCGACGCCGTTGACCACTACGTTGACCGGGCGGCCGCTCACCTGGCTGATCAGCTCGGCATCATGCGGGCTTACGGCCACCACTTCGCTGGGCTGGCGCAGCACACGCTGCTCCCAGCGCCGATAACGCCAACGGTCGAAGGCGTTGAGTGGGCGTAGCCACAGCGGCAGGCGGTCATGACAGGCTGCACCGGTCACCGATTCCAGGTTATGTTCGCTGAGCATGTAGGGCAGCTGGCGTGCTTGCAGCGCTTTTTCGAAAGGCTGGAAGCTATAGCTGTGTTCGATCTGGATAACGTCCCAGGCTTCGTCCAGCAACTGCTCGAACTGGTGCCTCAGGCCGGGAGCGAGGCCATTGATGATGGCCCGCATCGGGTAGTCGATGATCGGCGAAGCAAGCAGGTTGAGCGGGCTGTGCAGCGGGCGCCGGGGTAGCACGATGAGGCGTTCGAGCAAAGGTTCGAGGGCTTCGCGGGCGGCATCGCACAAGGGTATCTTCGACTGCACCAGCAAGGTGATCCGGTGGCCCTGCTGCGCGAGGGCGCGCAGCAGGTGGTATTGCCGGGTCTTGCTGCCACTGGTAGTGGGCCAGGGCAGGTAGGGCAGTGTCCAGAGAATGCGCATGAACCGGAAACCTCGCTGAAGGCTGCGGACAAAAAACGCGTCCGCCAGCCCTCAGCCGATGGCTGCGGCCGGGACGCGTCCGTAAATATCAGTAAAGCGCACGATGTCGTCTTCGCCCAGGTACTCGCCACTTTGTACTTCGATCATCACCAGATCGATGACGCCGGGGTTGGTCAGGCGGTGGGTGCGGCCGGGTTTGATGAAGGTCGACTCGTTGGTGTCGAGCAGAAATTCCTCTTCGCCGTTGGTCACGCAGGCCATGCCGCTGACGATGATCCAGTGCTCGCTGCGGTGGTGGTGCATCTGCAGCGACAGCGATTCGCCAGGGCGTACCATGATCCGCTTGATCTTGAAGCGCGGGCCTTCCTCGAGCACGGTGTACATGCCCCAGGGGCGGGTGACGGTACGGTGCAGGCGGTAGGCTTCATGGCCCTGGTGCTTGAGCTGCTGGGCAATCACCTTGACCTCCTGGCTGCGCGCGGCGTCGGCGATCAGCAAGGCGTCAGGGGTGTCGATGACGATCAGGTTGTCCAGGCCGACGGCACCGACCAGGCGCTTTGGCGAGTCGATGTAGCAGTTTGTCACGTCGTGCAGCACGGCTTCACCGTTGCAGTGGTTGCCGTCATCGTCGGTGTGGCGCAGTTCGCGGACCGCCTCCCAGCTGCCGATGTCGCTCCAGCCCAGCTCGCAGGGCACCACGGCAACCTTGTCGGAACGTTCCATCAGGGCGTAGTCGATGGAGATGTCCTCGGCCAGGGCAAAACTGTCCGGGTCCAGCTCCACCTGCAGCGCCTTGTCGCCTTCCTTGGTCGCGCTCTGCTCCAGGCAGCAAGTCACGCAGGCGAGCAGTTCTGGTGCATGCGCCTGCAGCTCGGCGAGCACGGTGCCCACACGCAGGCAGAACATGCCGGCATTCCACAGGTGGCGGCCGCCTTCGAGGTAGTCGCGGGCGGTGAGGGCATCGGGCTTCTCCACGAAGCAGCTCACCTGATGCGCATGCTTGCCGATGGCCTGGCCTTGCTCGATGTAGCCGAAGCCGGTTTCGGCGCGGCTGGGCAGCAGGCCGAAGGTGGCAAGCCAGCCATCGTTGGCCAGTTGCCGAGCCTGCTCGACGGCGCTGGCGAAGGCCTCGGTGTCCTGGATCAGGTGATCGGCTGGCAACACCAGCAGCACGCTGTCGTGGCCGTAATGGCTGGCACAGTGCAGTGCGGCTGCGGCGATGGCGGGGGCGGTATTGCGACCGTTGGTTTCCAGCAGGTAGTCAAGGGCGAGGTTGTCGGGGTTGACCTGGCGGTACTCGTCCTGGGTGCGGAAGAACACTTCCCGGTTGGTCACTGTCAGTACCCGTTCGACGCCCGGTAGCGCCGCAGCGCGGGCGAAGGTTTTCTGCAGCAGGCTCTGGCCATCGGGCAAGCGCATGAAGGGTTTGGGCATGGCTTCGCGAGAAACCGGCCACAGGCGGGTGCCGGCACCGCCAGCGATGATGCAGGGGATCAGAACGCTCATTTCACAGCCTCGACTCTAGGCGCTGGCTACAGCGCAGTGAAGGGGAACTTCGCGACCTGTCACGGTTTTGGCGGATAAGTCAAAAAACCGACTTTTCACTACAGCTTCATCCATGAAGGCCAAATATTTGTCGATGATGCGCCCGATGAGAAAAGCTTTCAATGATATTTATGTGAATCTGGCTGTTTTTTGTTCGACCATGCTTACGCTCAGCGCGCAATCCAGAGCGGATTTGCCTGCGTGATGCAGCATTTCAGCGATGTTTGTGGTCGAGATCTGGACGGTAAGACCCCTACGGAGACGCACGATGCCAAAGCGCAAGGCAATCTTGATCCTGCATGGCAAGCAGGCAATGAACGAAGCGGTGCGCCAGGCCGTGGGCGCCATGCGCGAGCGTGGCTGGACGCTGGATGTGCGGGTGACCTGGGAGGGCGGCGATGCCCGGCGGCTGGTTGGCGAAGCGCTGGCGGCCGGCTATGGCCACGTGATCGCGGGTGGCGGTGATGGCACCTTGCGTGATGTCGCCGAAGCCATGGGGCAGGCTCGCAGCGAAGCCAGCCTGGCGTTGTTGCCGCTGGGTACGGCCAATGATTTCGCCAGGGCCGCCGGCATATCACTGGAGCCTGCCGAGGCACTGGCATTGCTGGAGCAACCGCCACGGCCGATTGACCTGGGCCAGGTGGGCGATCAATTGTTCCTGAACATGGCCACCGGCGGTTTCGGCAGCCAGGTTACCGCCAGCACGTCTGAAGACCTGAAGAAAATGCTCGGCGCCGCGGCCTACCTGTTCACCGGGCTGTCGCGCTTCAGCGAGCTGCAGGCCGCTTCGGTCGAGCTGTCGGGGCCGGGTTTCGAGTGGCAGGGTGACCTGCTGGCGCTGGGGATCGGCAACGGTCGCCAGGCTGGAGGCGGGCAAGTGCTGTGCCCGGATGCGCAAGTCGATGATGGCCTGCTCGATATCGCCATCCTGCCGGCACCCCAGGAAATGGTCGGCGCGTTGCGTGAGTTGCTGGCGGGTGAGGGGTTGTTCGTGCGTGCGCGTTTGCCGTGGGTCGAGATCACGTGTTCGCAGGGGCTGGACATCAACCTCGATGGCGAGCCCCTGCAGGCCGACAGCCTGCGCTTTGCTGCAGTACCAGAGGCATTGAACCTGCACTTGCCGCTGAATTCGCCGCTGATCAGTCGTCCAGGCTGATGATTTTCTCGCGCACGGCGAACAGCACCAGGCCGGCCACGTCGTAGATCTGCAGGCGCTTCATGATCTGCGAACGGTGGGTCTCCACGGTCTTGATCGACAGCCCCAGGCCAGCGGCGATTTCGCGGGTGGACTTGCCGCGCACGATCAGGCGCAGGATCTCCAGTTGCCGTGCGGTGAGGTTGTGGCGGTCGACGCCAGGCTGTTTGCCTTGCTGTGCGCGCATCAGTGCCTGGTTGATCACGGTATGGGCGATGGCCGGGCTGAGGTAACGCTCGCCATTGCGCAGGGCGGCCAGGGCCTGCTCCAGTTCGGTTGCCGTCGCATCCTTGAGCAGGTAGCCATGGGCGCCACTTTCCAGAGCCCGCATGATCAGGTCCGGGTCGGTGTGCATGGACAGGATCAGCACCCTGCAGGTGTTGCCTGTGGCGCGCAATTGGGTAAGGGCATCGAGGCCACTGGTCGAGCGCATGGAGATGTCCAGCAGGACGATGTCCGGTGTCAGTTGGCGAACCTGCTCGAGCAACTGGCCGCCGTCATCGGCTTCGCCAATCACGGTGTAACCAGGGATATCGGATACCAGGGCACGGACTCCGGCACGGATCAGCGAGTGGTCATCCACCAGCAGCAATCTACAGGTCATGAGGAAGCGGTAGTCCTGGCGCGTTCATGGGTACGGGGTGGCCACGGGAATAGCACGTCGATCGTCGTGCCCAGGCCGAGCTGGCTGGTGACCGCCAGGCTGCCGTTGAGGGCGGTGGCGCGTTCCTGCATGCCAGCCATGCCGCGCTGGCCGGCTTCGGCGGGGTTGGCGGCAGGGAAGAAGCCCTGGCCGTCATCCTGGATCGTCAGGGCAAGCCCTGCTGCGCTGCGCTGCAGGCGGATGGTCAGGTTGCGTGCCCGGGCATGGCGCAGCATGTTGGTGACCGCCTCCTGGGTGATGCGAAACGCCGCCATGGCGACTTCCTCGGTAATGCCACCCAGGCGCTGATGGCATTCCAGGCTCCAGTGCACGTCGGTGTTTGCCAGGGTGCGCACCAGGTGCGCCCGCAGGCTGGCTTCCAGGCCCAGGCTGGCCAGCTGCCGCGGGTTGAGGATGGCGGAAACGTCGCGCACTTTGCTCAGGGTGTCTTCGAGGGTGCTGCGCAAGCTGCCACAGTGTTCCTGCAAGTCGCCCGGTACACGGCGCTGCAGCCATTCCAGCTGCATCTTGGCGGCGGTGAGCAGCTGACCGATGTCGTCATGCAGTTCGCGACTAAGGTGCTGGCGCTCGCTTTCCTGGACCTTGAGCATGCGCCCGGCCAGCTCCGCCGGGCGCAGGCTGATCGACTTGGCACCGTGGCTGAGGTGCCAGCAGACGCCAAGCGTGGCCACCAGTTGCAGGAGCAACAGGCTCGCTGGCATGCCATGCCCGCCAGCAAAAATGACCAGGTTGGCAAGCAGGGATACCACGCACAGCAGTGCCGTCGCCCAGCGCAGCAAGGTGGCGCGTGAACGGCAGCGCAGAGATATCTTCAAGCGTGGGAACATAGAATTGAGAAGCCACTGAAGTCTTGCTGATGGGGGCCGTGCACAGGTCTTGGCAGAGGCTCTGGCGTCGTGCTGGCAACAAATGACGAGCGCGGCTTCAAGCGATAGATAGAGGGCCGGCCGGCATTTGTTTGCGCGCATATTAACACTTCGGTTCGATTTGGTCGCGGCTGGGCAATGCTTGGAAACCTCAGCATTTCCGGGCTCGGCAGAGGGTGCTCGGCAGGGTTGACGGGTGTCAAAGTGCCACTACTTGGCCGGGTGATGGCCGCCGCAAGTTCAACTTGCAAGAGACCGCTCAAGTGCAAGGGGTTGAACTAGTGCAGTACTCCACTAGTTCGGTCATTTTGCGGCTTGGGTCATGTGCTTAGTTGCTTTAAACCGGGCCGGTTAATGGCGCTGCGCGGGCCGGCTGACTGGAGGCCTGGCCGGTGCCGTAGAGTGCGGATGCACGCAAGTGTTGCCGCTGTCGTTGCAAGGCGCACACGTTTGCGGCAATGGCTGATCCAGAGTGGCTGCCAGTTCGCCCAGTAGCGTCACCTGCTCGCAGGTGTCGAGGGCGAGGCGGCCAGTGTGCACGTCGATCAGTTCCAGTTGCCAGGCCAGCAGGGTCAGGCAGGCATTGAGCGTGGGCAGGGCTTCGCTGCCCAGGCGCTGCCGCTGGCAGGCCGGCGTGATCAACTGATGCAGGACACTGGCGTAGTGGGCAACTTCAAGCAGGCCCAGGCCGCTGGCGCGTCGGGCCAGGGTATCGAGGGCTTTGTTCAGGCAATGGCAGGCGTCCGGATCATTGGCGATCAGTTCCAGATGCTGCAGGCATTCCTGGGACTGGGTCAGCAAGACCTGGGCATCCAGCAGGAAGTCCTGCAGGGTGTCGATTTTAGAGACGCTGCTGTCCATCATGGCACTCCGGCGCGTTGGGCTGGAGCAGGGGATGGCCACGCCATGTCGATCGCTAGCAAAAGCCTGACTCCATTCATGCAGTGAGAATGGCGTCACATTAATGGCTAAAGGATATCGCGAACATCAGGTTGCACCTGATTGCTCCTAGGGGTTTCCCTGAGGCTGCCTAGGGTGCGACAGGTTGCCCCGGAGTGGATCCAAGCTGGGCGTATCGCAGTAAAGCATGATGCTAATGTGATATCAATTGCCCTGCAGGGCATTTTTGCGCAAGGGTCAAGATGCGCAGCAAAGCGCCGATATAGAACGGATCATTATCTATATTTCGACACAACCCTGGGGGTTTTCCAATGGCTGGCATTCTCGACACGGTAGACCAACGCACGCAGCTAGTGGGTGAGAACCGTCTGGAAATCCTGATGTTCCGCCTGGCCGGCCGCCAGTTATTCGCGATCAACGTATTCAAGGTGCAGGAAGTGCTGCAGCTGCCCAAGCTGACCCTGATGCCGCAGCGCCACGCGTTCGTCTGTGGCGTGGTCAACCTGCGTGGGCAAACCTTGCCGGTGATCGACCTGTCCCAGGCAATCGGCATGCGCCCGCTGCAGCCGGGGCCGGACAGCACCATCATCGTCACCGAGTACAACCGCTCGGTGCAGGCGTTTCTGGTGGGTGGCGTCGATCGCATCGTCAACATGAACTGGGAAGCCATCATGCCGCCGCCCTCCAGTGCCGGGCGCCAGCATTACCTGACCGCCATCACCAAAGTGGATGACAAGCTGGTCGAAGTGATCGATGTGGAGAAGGTGCTGGCCGAAATCGTGCCATACAACGCCCGGGTCTCCGGCGACAAACTTGCCGACCCGGTGCTGGCGCGCGCGCGTGGCCGTGAAGTGCTGCTGGTGGACGACTCCAGCGTGGCGCTGGCACAGCTGCGCGATACCCTGTCGCAGCTTGGGGTGAAGCTGCATGTGGCCAGTGATGGTCTGAAGGCCTTGCGCCTGCTCAAGGGCTGGGCCGATGCGGGCGAGGATGTCTGTGAGAAACTGTTGATGGTCTTCACCGACGCGGAAATGCCAGAAATGGACGGCTATCGGTTGACCACCGAGATTCGCAGCGATGCGCGGCTGCGCAAGCTTTACGTGGTGCTGCACACTTCCTTGTCGGGCAGCTTCAACGAATCGATGGTGAAGAAGGTCGGTTGCGACAATTTCCTCTCCAAGTTCCAGCCGGATCGTCTGGTCGATGTGGTCAAGCAGCGTCTGCTGCTGGATACCAGCAACGCGTGATCGCGCCGCCGGCCAGGTATAAGCTTGGCTTTTGACAAGGCATGAGGCGGGCAGGGATGTTTCTCAGTGAGTTGTATCGGTACCCGGTGAAGTCGGGGCAGGCGCAATGCCTGCAGGGCTCGCCGGTGGGTCTTCTGGGGTTGCAGGGCGATCGGCGCTGGATGGTGGTCGAGGAAGAGAACGGACGCTTTCTCACCCAGCGTGCCTGGCCACAGCTGGGCCAGCTGAAGGCCAGTGAGGGCGAGGCTGGCGAGTTGCTGCTGGAGTTGCCTGGGCAAAGCCCGTTGCGCGTGGCGGTGCCGGGCGCTGACGATGTGCTGCGCGGCGTAACCGTCTGGCGCGATACCTTGCGCGTGCCGGACGCCGGCGACGAGGTTGCCGCCTGGTTGTCGCAGTGGCTCGGCAAGGCGGTGCGCCTTGTGCATTGCCCAGAGCAGCGGGCGCGATACCTGCCCAATGGTTATGGCCTGAACAGTGACCGTGCGGCTTTCCCTGATGGCTTTCCGTTGTTGCTGATCGGTCAGGGCTCACTGGATGATTTGAGCCGCAGGATTGGCCGGCCCATGGAAATGCTACGCTTTCGACCGAACCTGGTGGTGCAAGGGGCTGAGCCGTTTGCCGAGGACGGCTGGAAGCGGATTCGCATTGGTGAGCTGGAGTTTCGTGTGCTCAAGCCCAGTGTAAGGTGCATCTTCACCACGCTCGACCCGGCGACCGGGGAGCGCAGTGTCGACCGCGAGCCGTTGACGACCCTTAAGACCTTCCGCGAGCGGGAGGGGGATATTCTGTTCGGGCAGAACCTGGCCGTGGATGGCACGGGTTGGCTTGAGGTCGGGATGGAAGTCGAAGTGCTGGAATAACCTGTACAGGCCCCTTCGCGGGTAAACCCGCGAAGAGGCCAGTTTGGCCTCAGCGCAAATCACATGTCATCGAAGTACCGCTCATGCCAGTCCACCAGAGGCTGCGGCACATTGAGCTTTTGCCCGTAGATCACCGAATACGACAGTACGTTCTGCACATATTGGCGCGTCTCGTCGAACGGAATCGATTCCACCCACACGTCGAAGCTCAGGTGCTTGGCGCCTTTCAGCCACTGCCGTACGCGCCCCGGGCCTGCGTTGTAGGCTGCGGAAGCCAGCACCCGGTTTCCATTGAACTGGCCGTGCACCTGGCTCAGGTAGGCCGCACCGACCTGAATGTTCTTCTCCGGGTTGAACATCTGCTGCGGCGAAGCCAGTGGGATGCTGAACTTGCGTGCGGTCTCCTTGGCGGTGGCGGGCATGACCTGCATCAGGCCGCTGGCACCGACGCTGGAACGGGCATCCTCCATGAAGGCGCTTTCCTGGCGGGTGATGGCAAACACCCAGCTCGAATGCAGCCCGCGCACCTTGGCCTCACGTACCAGGGTGTCGCGGTAGGCCATCGGGAAGCGGATATCCAGGTCATCCCAGTACTGCGCCTGGCTGATGGTGCGGATGGCCGGGAAGTACCAATGCATGTCGTAGGCCAGGCGTGCCTGGGCGACCATCTCGTCGCGGGTGAAGTGGCGGCTCACGTGGTACCACTCGCGGCGGCCTTCGACGACCTGGCCGCGGGCGTGAAACTCCAGGGCGCGTTGGATGCCCGGGGTGTTGCGCACCTTGTTGACCAGTTGCGGGCTCAGCAACAGTGGCTTGTTGTTCAGTTGGTAAGGCGTTTTTGCCCGGTCAGCCGCGAGGAAGCCGTAGAAGTCACGCTCACGTGCCACGTTCTTGTACAGCAACGGCACCTGCGGGTTGGTCGGCTGGGCCAGTTCCAGGCTGCGGGCTTGCCAGTATTTCCAGCGGTTGCTGCTGGCAAGGTCCTGTGGCAGGCGCTTGGTGAGCTCGTAGGCGTCTTCCCAGCGGCCCAGGCGCAGCAACAGGCGCAGGCGCCATTCGCTGACCGTGTTGTCGCGCAGTTCGGGGTCGTAACGGGTCATCAGGTCAAGGGCGCGGGGGTCGTAACGACGTGCCAGGGTCAGGCCGATCTCGCGGGCGATGGCGACCTTCTCGTCGCGCGAGAAGTGCATGCGTTGGGCGTAGTCGTCGAGCATCTCCATGGCTCGATCGGGATCCTGCTTGGCCAGGCGGCGCAGGCCGAGGCTGACCACATCAGACATGGCCTCGTTGGCCGGGGTAAAGCGCGAGGGCTGGTTGAGCAGTTCGGGCTTTTGCGCCACGTCGATCAGCAAGCGGCCCTGTGGCCCCAGTGTGGTCAGGCCCTGCACCATGTTGTTGGCCAGCGCGTAGTTGCGCGCCTGGGCCGCGAGCTTGGCACGGTTCCAGCGCTTGGCCTCGGTCAGCTGGCCTTCTGCGGCCCACATGCCGAACAGGGTGTCGCAGGCAGCCGGTTGCGACTTGCCGACGTTCCACAGTTTTTCGGCGCTGGCGAAACCTTCTGCACGTTGGCCGTGGCTCAACTGGTACTGGCCATTGAGGCAGTCCAGTTCGGTAAAGTTGAGCTTGGGGTCATAGTACTTGACGAAAGTGTTCCACTCGCCGCGTTCGGCCAGCCAGCGCAGCCAGCGCAATTTCATCCAGTTGGCCTGGGGCAGGTCGCCATGCTTGGCCAGGAAACCTTCGATTTCCTCGTTGCTGGCACTCTTCAGGCGCGCGGTCAGTTCGTCGTATGCCAGGTATGGCGTGAGCGGGTAGTCGCGCAGTGCCTGGCTATAGCGCAGGTAAGGGCCTTTGTCGCCCTTGGCCAGTGCACGCTTGGCCTCGTCGTAGTACTGGCGTTGCTGGGAAAGGTCGATGGCCTGCGCCGCATTGGCGGTGGCGGCAGTAAGCAGCAGGCAGGAAGCAATCTGTAACAGGCGGCTGCGCATGATACGTCCGGGCAGTTGAACCATGGGGAAGTGACGGCGAAGCCAGCACTGTTGAAATTTGATTGCCTTAGCTTAGCCGTTTGCTGGCGGCGGGTGATAGCGCTGTGCTTGTAACCGGGCATTAACACCGACCGGGCGTCGCCAAGCCCCTGTGCGGTAGTCAACTTAATGCCGGAAAGGGCCAAGTCAGGTAGAATGCGCGCCCGCTTTCTGGAGACGAACATGACCCTGCTCAAATTCAGCGATGTGTCCCTCGCATTCGGCGCGATGCCGCTGCTGGACAAAGTGTCCTGGCAGATCGCCCGTGGCGAGCGGGTGTGCATCATCGGCCGCAACGGTACCGGCAAGTCGAGCATGCTGCGCCTGGTCAAGGGCGAGCAGAAGGGCGACGACGGCGAGATCTGGCGCGCCCCTGGCCTGAAGATCGGTGAGTTGCCGCAGGAGCTGCCGGTCGCCGACGAGCGCACCGTGTTCGACGTGGTCGCTGCCGGCCTGGATGGTGTCGGCGAGTTGCTGGCCGAGTTCCATCACCTGAGCCAGAACATCCAGGGCGACGAAGATCTGGAAAAGCTCATGCACGTCCAGCACGAGCTGGAGGCCCGCGATGGCTGGCGCCTGCAGCAGGTGGTGGAAAGCACCCTGAGCCGCCTGCAGCTGCCTGCCGACAAGACCCTGGCCGAGCTTTCCGGTGGCTGGCGCCGCCGCGTGCTGCTGGCCCAGGCCCTGGTGTCGGAACCTGATCTGCTGCTGCTCGACGAGCCGACCAACCACCTGGACATCGGTGCCATCGCCTGGCTCGAAGAGGCCCTGCGCGGCTTCAACGGCGCCGTGCTGTTCATCACCCACGACCGTTCATTCCTGCAGAACCTCGCCACGCGCATCCTTGAGCTGGACCGCGGCGGCCTGATCGACTGGAACGGCGACTACGCCAGCTTCCTGGTGCACAAGGAGGCCGCGCTGGCCGCCGAAGAGACTGCCAACGCCTTGTTCGACAAGCGCCTGGCCCAGGAAGAGGTGTGGATCCGCCAGGGCATCAAGGCCCGTCGTACCCGTAACGAAGGCCGCGTGCGCGCCCTCAAGGCTTTGCGCGTGGAGCGCGGCGAGCGCCGCGAGCGCCAGGGCAAGGCGAACATCCAGATCGAGGCAGCGGACAAGTCCGGCAAGCAGGTGATGGTGCTGGAGAACGTCAGCTTCCATCACGCCGATGGCCCGCTGCTGGTCAAGGACTTCTCCATGGTCCTGCAGCGCCAGGACCGTATCGGCCTGCTGGGTGCCAACGGTACCGGCAAGACTACCCTGCTGAAGATGATGCTCGGTGACCTGGAGCCCACGGCAGGCAAGGTCGAGCGCGGTACCAAGCTGGAAGTGGCCTACTTCGACCAGATGCGCCACCAGCTCGACCTGGAAAAGACCGTCATCGACAACCTCGCCGAAGGCCGCGATTTCATCGAAATCGATGGCCAGAACCGCCATGTGCTGAGCTACCTCGGTGATTTCCTGTTCAGCCCGCAGCGTGCACGCACGCCGGTCAAGGCGCTGTCTGGTGGCGAGCGTGCACGCCTGCTGCTGGCCAAGCTGTTCAGCAAGCCGGCCAACCTGCTGGTACTCGACGAACCGACCAACGACCTGGATGTGGAAACCCTCGAGCTGCTCGAAGAGGTGCTGTCCAACTACAAGGGTACCGTGCTGATGGTCAGCCACGACCGGGCCTTCCTCGACAACGTCGTCACCAGCACACTGGTGTTCGAAGGTGAGGGCAAGGTGCGCGAGTACGTCGGTGGCTACGAGGACTGGATCCGCCAGGGTGGTTCGGCGAAGCTGCTGGGCGTGACCGAGAGCAAGGGTGGCAAGTCCGAGCTCAACAGTGCCGTGGTCGAGAAACCCGTGGAGGTGGCAGCACCTGCGCCAGCGGCGCCGGTGGCGGATGCTTCGAAGAAGAA from Pseudomonas putida encodes:
- a CDS encoding sensor histidine kinase — translated: MFPRLKISLRCRSRATLLRWATALLCVVSLLANLVIFAGGHGMPASLLLLQLVATLGVCWHLSHGAKSISLRPAELAGRMLKVQESERQHLSRELHDDIGQLLTAAKMQLEWLQRRVPGDLQEHCGSLRSTLEDTLSKVRDVSAILNPRQLASLGLEASLRAHLVRTLANTDVHWSLECHQRLGGITEEVAMAAFRITQEAVTNMLRHARARNLTIRLQRSAAGLALTIQDDGQGFFPAANPAEAGQRGMAGMQERATALNGSLAVTSQLGLGTTIDVLFPWPPRTHERARTTASS
- a CDS encoding mannose-1-phosphate guanylyltransferase/mannose-6-phosphate isomerase, producing MSVLIPCIIAGGAGTRLWPVSREAMPKPFMRLPDGQSLLQKTFARAAALPGVERVLTVTNREVFFRTQDEYRQVNPDNLALDYLLETNGRNTAPAIAAAALHCASHYGHDSVLLVLPADHLIQDTEAFASAVEQARQLANDGWLATFGLLPSRAETGFGYIEQGQAIGKHAHQVSCFVEKPDALTARDYLEGGRHLWNAGMFCLRVGTVLAELQAHAPELLACVTCCLEQSATKEGDKALQVELDPDSFALAEDISIDYALMERSDKVAVVPCELGWSDIGSWEAVRELRHTDDDGNHCNGEAVLHDVTNCYIDSPKRLVGAVGLDNLIVIDTPDALLIADAARSQEVKVIAQQLKHQGHEAYRLHRTVTRPWGMYTVLEEGPRFKIKRIMVRPGESLSLQMHHHRSEHWIIVSGMACVTNGEEEFLLDTNESTFIKPGRTHRLTNPGVIDLVMIEVQSGEYLGEDDIVRFTDIYGRVPAAAIG
- a CDS encoding response regulator is translated as MTCRLLLVDDHSLIRAGVRALVSDIPGYTVIGEADDGGQLLEQVRQLTPDIVLLDISMRSTSGLDALTQLRATGNTCRVLILSMHTDPDLIMRALESGAHGYLLKDATATELEQALAALRNGERYLSPAIAHTVINQALMRAQQGKQPGVDRHNLTARQLEILRLIVRGKSTREIAAGLGLSIKTVETHRSQIMKRLQIYDVAGLVLFAVREKIISLDD
- a CDS encoding glycosyltransferase family 4 protein, which codes for MRILWTLPYLPWPTTSGSKTRQYHLLRALAQQGHRITLLVQSKIPLCDAAREALEPLLERLIVLPRRPLHSPLNLLASPIIDYPMRAIINGLAPGLRHQFEQLLDEAWDVIQIEHSYSFQPFEKALQARQLPYMLSEHNLESVTGAACHDRLPLWLRPLNAFDRWRYRRWEQRVLRQPSEVVAVSPHDAELISQVSGRPVNVVVNGVDCDYYQNVSPALHSQRLLFVGNFEYAANVEAIEWALEEILPQVWMSNPAVRLAIAGHALPTSWKLRWNDPRIEWVGYRPDLRELQRRSALFFAPLRYAGGSKVKILEAMAAGLPVISTGKGVSGLAANNGEHYLGSDDGDQLALHITQLLNQPWRMCQLSEAGRQFARNRHDWSVAAQQLETVHMRLTQSAPADATQGGGAWLGRSAE
- the yegS gene encoding lipid kinase YegS, whose amino-acid sequence is MPKRKAILILHGKQAMNEAVRQAVGAMRERGWTLDVRVTWEGGDARRLVGEALAAGYGHVIAGGGDGTLRDVAEAMGQARSEASLALLPLGTANDFARAAGISLEPAEALALLEQPPRPIDLGQVGDQLFLNMATGGFGSQVTASTSEDLKKMLGAAAYLFTGLSRFSELQAASVELSGPGFEWQGDLLALGIGNGRQAGGGQVLCPDAQVDDGLLDIAILPAPQEMVGALRELLAGEGLFVRARLPWVEITCSQGLDINLDGEPLQADSLRFAAVPEALNLHLPLNSPLISRPG
- a CDS encoding chemotaxis protein CheV, which encodes MAGILDTVDQRTQLVGENRLEILMFRLAGRQLFAINVFKVQEVLQLPKLTLMPQRHAFVCGVVNLRGQTLPVIDLSQAIGMRPLQPGPDSTIIVTEYNRSVQAFLVGGVDRIVNMNWEAIMPPPSSAGRQHYLTAITKVDDKLVEVIDVEKVLAEIVPYNARVSGDKLADPVLARARGREVLLVDDSSVALAQLRDTLSQLGVKLHVASDGLKALRLLKGWADAGEDVCEKLLMVFTDAEMPEMDGYRLTTEIRSDARLRKLYVVLHTSLSGSFNESMVKKVGCDNFLSKFQPDRLVDVVKQRLLLDTSNA
- a CDS encoding histidine kinase translates to MDSSVSKIDTLQDFLLDAQVLLTQSQECLQHLELIANDPDACHCLNKALDTLARRASGLGLLEVAHYASVLHQLITPACQRQRLGSEALPTLNACLTLLAWQLELIDVHTGRLALDTCEQVTLLGELAATLDQPLPQTCAPCNDSGNTCVHPHSTAPARPPVSRPAQRH
- a CDS encoding MOSC domain-containing protein, which encodes MFLSELYRYPVKSGQAQCLQGSPVGLLGLQGDRRWMVVEEENGRFLTQRAWPQLGQLKASEGEAGELLLELPGQSPLRVAVPGADDVLRGVTVWRDTLRVPDAGDEVAAWLSQWLGKAVRLVHCPEQRARYLPNGYGLNSDRAAFPDGFPLLLIGQGSLDDLSRRIGRPMEMLRFRPNLVVQGAEPFAEDGWKRIRIGELEFRVLKPSVRCIFTTLDPATGERSVDREPLTTLKTFREREGDILFGQNLAVDGTGWLEVGMEVEVLE